One Bacteroidota bacterium genomic window, CTGGAGAACGTTGTCGTTAACAACCTTGTTGTTGTAAACAACCTGTCCTACATTGTTGATGATCGTTACGAATGTGATGTCTTCAGTAGCTGTGATGTTAACAACATCGGTAGCCGGGTTCGGGTAGATGGCGATGCCTTCGCTTGAAAGTTCACTGACGCTGACAGTGGTGGAGACAA contains:
- a CDS encoding T9SS type A sorting domain-containing protein, whose translation is VSTTVSVSELSSEGIAIYPNPATDVVNITATEDITFVTIINNVGQVVYNNKVVNDNVLQVTTSGFEAGVYMIKVETGSNVIIQKVIIAN